A region of Ochotona princeps isolate mOchPri1 chromosome 2, mOchPri1.hap1, whole genome shotgun sequence DNA encodes the following proteins:
- the TXLNA gene encoding alpha-taxilin isoform X1 — translation MKNQDKKNGAAKQANPKSGPGQREAAQAGGQGRPGRTAAATEAEGASSQAPGRKEGAQAKTAQPGALCDVSEELSRQLEDILSTYCVDNNQGGPGEPPEPEEAEKSRTYAARNGEPEPGAPVVNGEKETSKVEPGREEIRTSEEVGDRDHRRPQEKKKAKGLGKEITLLMQTLNTLSTPEEKLAALCKKYAELLEEHRNSQKQMKLLQKKQSQLVQEKDHLRGEHSKAVLARSKLESLCRELQRHNRSLKAGWGAVDGDAGADFCAQEEGMQRAREEEEKRKEVTSHFQMTLNDIQLQMEQHNERNSKLRQENMELAERLKKLIEQYELREEHIDKVFKHKDLQQQLVDAKLQQAQEMLKEAEERHQREKDFLLKEAMESQRMCELMKQQETHLKQQLALYTEKFEEFQNTLSKSSEVFTTFKQEMEKMTKKIKKLEKETTMYRSRWESSNKALLEMAEEKTLRDKELEGLQVKIQRLEKLCRALQTERNDLNKRVQDLSASGQVPLGDSGPEQRLEAATTSKEQGAEVPGAQVPTSQRATEAPCCTGVPSTEASGQTVPQEPTSTTG, via the exons ATGAAGAACCAGGACAAAAAGAACGGAGCTGCCAAACAGGCCAACCCCAAAAGCGGCCCTGGACAGCGTGAAGCCGCCCAAGCGGGAGGCCAGGGGCGGCCCGGCCGGACAGCCGCCGCCACAGAAGCCGAAGGTGCCAGCAGCCAGGCGCCAGGGAGAAAGGAGG gggctcaagccaagACTGCCCAGCCCGGCGCCCTCTGCGACGTCTCAGAGGAGCTGAGCCGCCAGCTGGAAGACATTCTGAGTACATACTGTGTGGACAACAACCAGGGGGGCCCTGGGGAGCCCCCCGAACCTGAAGAAGCTGAGAAGTCACGCACCTATGCAGCCAGGAatggggagccagagccaggcgcCCCAGTGGTCAATGGTGAGAAGGAGACCTCCAAGGTGGAGCCAGGCCGGGAAGAGATCCGCACGAGTGAGGAAGTGGGAGACCGAGACCACCGAAGGccacaggaaaagaagaaagccaaGGGGCTGG GAAAGGAGATCACGTTGTTGATGCAGACATTGAACACCCTGAGCACCCCGGAGGAGAAGCTGGCTGCGCTGTGCAAGAAATATGCTGAACTG CTCGAGGAGCACCGGAACTCACAGaagcagatgaagctcctgcagAAGAAGCAGAGCCAGCTGGTGCAGGAGAAGGACCACCTGCGCGGCGAGCACAGCAAGGCCGTCCTGGCACGCAGCAAGCTTGAGAGCCTGTGCCGGGAGCTGCAGCGGCACAACCGCTCCCTCAAG GCTGGCTGGGGAGCGGTGGATGGTGATGCTGGGGCTGACTTCTGTGCCCAGGAAGAAGGTATGCAGCGAGcccgagaggaggaggagaagcgcAAGGAGGTGACTTCACACTTTCAAATGACCCTCAATGACATCCAGCTGCAGATGGAGCAGCACAATGAACGCAACTCCAAGTTGCGTCAGGAAAACATGGAGCTGGCCGAGCGGCTCAAGAAGCTGATTGAGCAGTATGAGCTACGAGAAGAG CATATTGACAAAGTCTTCAAACACAAGGATTTGCAACAGCAGCTGGTGGACGCCAAGCTCCAACAGGCCCAGGAGATGCTAAAGGAGGCAGAGGAGAGGCACCAGCGGGAGAAGGACTTT CTCCTGAAAGAAGCAATGGAGTCGCAGAGAATGTGTGAGCTGATGAAGCAGCAGGAGACACAcctgaagcagcag CTTGCCCTATACACGGAGAAATTTGAGGAGTTCCAGAACACTCTTTCCAAGAGCAGTGAGGTGTTCACCACATTCAAACAGGAGATGGAAAAG ATGACTAAGAAGATCAAGAAGCTGGAGAAAGAGACCACTATGTACCGGTCCCGGTGGGAGAGCAGCAACAAGGCCCTGCTTGAGATGGCCGAGGAG AAAACCCTCCGGGACAAAGAGCTGGAAGGCCTGCAGGTGAAAATCCAGCGGCTAGAGaagctgtgccgggccctacagACAGAGCGCAATGACCTCAACAAGAGGGTGCAGGACCTGAGTGCCAGTGGCCAGGTCCCCCTCGGTGACAGCGGTCCTGAGCAGAGGCTGGAGGCAGCCACCACCTCCAAGGAGCAGGGGGCCGAGGTGCCTGGGGCGCAAGTACCCACCTCCCAAAGGGCCACAGAAGCTCCTTGCTGCACAGGAGTACCAAGCACAGAAGCATCAGGCCAAACAGTGCCCCAGGAGCCCACCTCTACCACCGGCTAG
- the TXLNA gene encoding alpha-taxilin isoform X3, giving the protein MKNQDKKNGAAKQANPKSGPGQREAAQAGGQGRPGRTAAATEAEGASSQAPGRKEGAQAKTAQPGALCDVSEELSRQLEDILSTYCVDNNQGGPGEPPEPEEAEKSRTYAARNGEPEPGAPVVNGEKETSKVEPGREEIRTSEEVGDRDHRRPQEKKKAKGLGKEITLLMQTLNTLSTPEEKLAALCKKYAELLEEHRNSQKQMKLLQKKQSQLVQEKDHLRGEHSKAVLARSKLESLCRELQRHNRSLKEEGMQRAREEEEKRKEVTSHFQMTLNDIQLQMEQHNERNSKLRQENMELAERLKKLIEQYELREEHIDKVFKHKDLQQQLVDAKLQQAQEMLKEAEERHQREKDFLLKEAMESQRMCELMKQQETHLKQQLALYTEKFEEFQNTLSKSSEVFTTFKQEMEKMTKKIKKLEKETTMYRSRWESSNKALLEMAEEKTLRDKELEGLQVKIQRLEKLCRALQTERNDLNKRVQDLSASGQVPLGDSGPEQRLEAATTSKEQGAEVPGAQVPTSQRATEAPCCTGVPSTEASGQTVPQEPTSTTG; this is encoded by the exons ATGAAGAACCAGGACAAAAAGAACGGAGCTGCCAAACAGGCCAACCCCAAAAGCGGCCCTGGACAGCGTGAAGCCGCCCAAGCGGGAGGCCAGGGGCGGCCCGGCCGGACAGCCGCCGCCACAGAAGCCGAAGGTGCCAGCAGCCAGGCGCCAGGGAGAAAGGAGG gggctcaagccaagACTGCCCAGCCCGGCGCCCTCTGCGACGTCTCAGAGGAGCTGAGCCGCCAGCTGGAAGACATTCTGAGTACATACTGTGTGGACAACAACCAGGGGGGCCCTGGGGAGCCCCCCGAACCTGAAGAAGCTGAGAAGTCACGCACCTATGCAGCCAGGAatggggagccagagccaggcgcCCCAGTGGTCAATGGTGAGAAGGAGACCTCCAAGGTGGAGCCAGGCCGGGAAGAGATCCGCACGAGTGAGGAAGTGGGAGACCGAGACCACCGAAGGccacaggaaaagaagaaagccaaGGGGCTGG GAAAGGAGATCACGTTGTTGATGCAGACATTGAACACCCTGAGCACCCCGGAGGAGAAGCTGGCTGCGCTGTGCAAGAAATATGCTGAACTG CTCGAGGAGCACCGGAACTCACAGaagcagatgaagctcctgcagAAGAAGCAGAGCCAGCTGGTGCAGGAGAAGGACCACCTGCGCGGCGAGCACAGCAAGGCCGTCCTGGCACGCAGCAAGCTTGAGAGCCTGTGCCGGGAGCTGCAGCGGCACAACCGCTCCCTCAAG GAAGAAGGTATGCAGCGAGcccgagaggaggaggagaagcgcAAGGAGGTGACTTCACACTTTCAAATGACCCTCAATGACATCCAGCTGCAGATGGAGCAGCACAATGAACGCAACTCCAAGTTGCGTCAGGAAAACATGGAGCTGGCCGAGCGGCTCAAGAAGCTGATTGAGCAGTATGAGCTACGAGAAGAG CATATTGACAAAGTCTTCAAACACAAGGATTTGCAACAGCAGCTGGTGGACGCCAAGCTCCAACAGGCCCAGGAGATGCTAAAGGAGGCAGAGGAGAGGCACCAGCGGGAGAAGGACTTT CTCCTGAAAGAAGCAATGGAGTCGCAGAGAATGTGTGAGCTGATGAAGCAGCAGGAGACACAcctgaagcagcag CTTGCCCTATACACGGAGAAATTTGAGGAGTTCCAGAACACTCTTTCCAAGAGCAGTGAGGTGTTCACCACATTCAAACAGGAGATGGAAAAG ATGACTAAGAAGATCAAGAAGCTGGAGAAAGAGACCACTATGTACCGGTCCCGGTGGGAGAGCAGCAACAAGGCCCTGCTTGAGATGGCCGAGGAG AAAACCCTCCGGGACAAAGAGCTGGAAGGCCTGCAGGTGAAAATCCAGCGGCTAGAGaagctgtgccgggccctacagACAGAGCGCAATGACCTCAACAAGAGGGTGCAGGACCTGAGTGCCAGTGGCCAGGTCCCCCTCGGTGACAGCGGTCCTGAGCAGAGGCTGGAGGCAGCCACCACCTCCAAGGAGCAGGGGGCCGAGGTGCCTGGGGCGCAAGTACCCACCTCCCAAAGGGCCACAGAAGCTCCTTGCTGCACAGGAGTACCAAGCACAGAAGCATCAGGCCAAACAGTGCCCCAGGAGCCCACCTCTACCACCGGCTAG
- the TXLNA gene encoding alpha-taxilin isoform X2 codes for MKNQDKKNGAAKQANPKSGPGQREAAQAGGQGRPGRTAAATEAEGAQAKTAQPGALCDVSEELSRQLEDILSTYCVDNNQGGPGEPPEPEEAEKSRTYAARNGEPEPGAPVVNGEKETSKVEPGREEIRTSEEVGDRDHRRPQEKKKAKGLGKEITLLMQTLNTLSTPEEKLAALCKKYAELLEEHRNSQKQMKLLQKKQSQLVQEKDHLRGEHSKAVLARSKLESLCRELQRHNRSLKAGWGAVDGDAGADFCAQEEGMQRAREEEEKRKEVTSHFQMTLNDIQLQMEQHNERNSKLRQENMELAERLKKLIEQYELREEHIDKVFKHKDLQQQLVDAKLQQAQEMLKEAEERHQREKDFLLKEAMESQRMCELMKQQETHLKQQLALYTEKFEEFQNTLSKSSEVFTTFKQEMEKMTKKIKKLEKETTMYRSRWESSNKALLEMAEEKTLRDKELEGLQVKIQRLEKLCRALQTERNDLNKRVQDLSASGQVPLGDSGPEQRLEAATTSKEQGAEVPGAQVPTSQRATEAPCCTGVPSTEASGQTVPQEPTSTTG; via the exons ATGAAGAACCAGGACAAAAAGAACGGAGCTGCCAAACAGGCCAACCCCAAAAGCGGCCCTGGACAGCGTGAAGCCGCCCAAGCGGGAGGCCAGGGGCGGCCCGGCCGGACAGCCGCCGCCACAGAAGCCGAAG gggctcaagccaagACTGCCCAGCCCGGCGCCCTCTGCGACGTCTCAGAGGAGCTGAGCCGCCAGCTGGAAGACATTCTGAGTACATACTGTGTGGACAACAACCAGGGGGGCCCTGGGGAGCCCCCCGAACCTGAAGAAGCTGAGAAGTCACGCACCTATGCAGCCAGGAatggggagccagagccaggcgcCCCAGTGGTCAATGGTGAGAAGGAGACCTCCAAGGTGGAGCCAGGCCGGGAAGAGATCCGCACGAGTGAGGAAGTGGGAGACCGAGACCACCGAAGGccacaggaaaagaagaaagccaaGGGGCTGG GAAAGGAGATCACGTTGTTGATGCAGACATTGAACACCCTGAGCACCCCGGAGGAGAAGCTGGCTGCGCTGTGCAAGAAATATGCTGAACTG CTCGAGGAGCACCGGAACTCACAGaagcagatgaagctcctgcagAAGAAGCAGAGCCAGCTGGTGCAGGAGAAGGACCACCTGCGCGGCGAGCACAGCAAGGCCGTCCTGGCACGCAGCAAGCTTGAGAGCCTGTGCCGGGAGCTGCAGCGGCACAACCGCTCCCTCAAG GCTGGCTGGGGAGCGGTGGATGGTGATGCTGGGGCTGACTTCTGTGCCCAGGAAGAAGGTATGCAGCGAGcccgagaggaggaggagaagcgcAAGGAGGTGACTTCACACTTTCAAATGACCCTCAATGACATCCAGCTGCAGATGGAGCAGCACAATGAACGCAACTCCAAGTTGCGTCAGGAAAACATGGAGCTGGCCGAGCGGCTCAAGAAGCTGATTGAGCAGTATGAGCTACGAGAAGAG CATATTGACAAAGTCTTCAAACACAAGGATTTGCAACAGCAGCTGGTGGACGCCAAGCTCCAACAGGCCCAGGAGATGCTAAAGGAGGCAGAGGAGAGGCACCAGCGGGAGAAGGACTTT CTCCTGAAAGAAGCAATGGAGTCGCAGAGAATGTGTGAGCTGATGAAGCAGCAGGAGACACAcctgaagcagcag CTTGCCCTATACACGGAGAAATTTGAGGAGTTCCAGAACACTCTTTCCAAGAGCAGTGAGGTGTTCACCACATTCAAACAGGAGATGGAAAAG ATGACTAAGAAGATCAAGAAGCTGGAGAAAGAGACCACTATGTACCGGTCCCGGTGGGAGAGCAGCAACAAGGCCCTGCTTGAGATGGCCGAGGAG AAAACCCTCCGGGACAAAGAGCTGGAAGGCCTGCAGGTGAAAATCCAGCGGCTAGAGaagctgtgccgggccctacagACAGAGCGCAATGACCTCAACAAGAGGGTGCAGGACCTGAGTGCCAGTGGCCAGGTCCCCCTCGGTGACAGCGGTCCTGAGCAGAGGCTGGAGGCAGCCACCACCTCCAAGGAGCAGGGGGCCGAGGTGCCTGGGGCGCAAGTACCCACCTCCCAAAGGGCCACAGAAGCTCCTTGCTGCACAGGAGTACCAAGCACAGAAGCATCAGGCCAAACAGTGCCCCAGGAGCCCACCTCTACCACCGGCTAG
- the CCDC28B gene encoding coiled-coil domain-containing protein 28B has translation MDDKKKKRSPKPCLSQPAQASGTLRRVPGPTSHSGPLALGLPHLPSPKQRAKFKRVGKEKCRPVLAGGGTGPAGTPLQHSFLTEVTDVYEMEGGLLNLLNDFHSGRLQAFGKECSFEQLEHVREMQEKLARLHFSLDVCGEEEEDEDEEDGLNEGLPEEQKKTMADRNLDQLLSNLEDLSNSIQKLHLAENAEPEEQAAA, from the exons atggACGACAAGAAGAAGAAACgaagccccaaaccctgcctgagccagcctgcccaggcctcaggcaCACTCCGTAGGGTCCCGGGGCCCACCAGCCACAGCGGCCCCTTagccctgggcctcccacatCTGCCTTCCCCCAAACAGCGAGCCAAGTTCAAGAG AGTAGGCAAGGAGAAATGCCGCCCAGTGCTGGCTGGAGGTGGGACTGGCCCCGCTGGCACACCCCTGCAGCACTCCTTCCTGACCGAGGTGACAGATGTGTATGAGATGGAGGGGGGTCTGCTGAACCTGCTCAATGATTTCCATTCTGGCCGGCTGCAAGCCTTTG GAAAGGAATGCTCCTTCGAGCAACTGGAACACGTCCGGGAGATGCAGGAGAAGCTGGCACGGCTACACTTCAGCCTTGATGTgtgtggggaagaggaggaggatgaagacgAGGAAGATGGGCTCAACGAGGGGCTGCCTGAGGAGCAGAAGAAGACGATGGCTGACCGCAACCTGGACCAGTTACTGAGCAAC CTGGAAGATCTTAGTAATTCCAT ACAGAAGCTGCACCTGGCCGAGAACGCTGAGCCTGAAGAGCAGGCTGCTGCCTAG